ACTACAAGAATCAGGGATGTAATTATGAAATACATGCCAATCCAAGAATACGGAGAGTACCAAAGGACAATTCCAAGCAGGAAGGTCACGGCAATGGCTGTCAGAAACCTTAGACTGTGCTTATCAAATCTTATTTTCATAATAATCCCCCATTATAGATCCTTTGACGTGTAGTAAGTAACAAATCCCAGCATTGATAGCAGCAAAACAGGAAACAATATGGCTATTGTTTCTCTTGTTTCCAGTTTGAATAGATTGAAGATATCTCCCCAGAGAATCACTGCAAAGGAAATCATCAGCACAACAATAGTACTTCTTGCAGCTTTCCCTGCCACTTTTTCAGTTCTTTCGTCGTGTTCAGGCTCTCCAGATTTACTTCGCTTCCTACTGGAAACCAGAAATCCAACCACTACTCCAATGATTACCGGTATAAAACTGAATATGTCTATAGCCATTGTAGCTACCCTCAAAGTTATCTAATTCAAACTTAATATTAGATTTACCGCACATCATGTATTTGTAACTTTTGGAGTAATTTTCTTTCAGGTTTTATGGAAAAATACATTTCTGAGCTTCGAGTGATCTTCTTCAGACTCTCTGATAACTCGCGAAATCTTTAACATAAATAGCATTCTAAATTTAATTGGTTTGGTAATATGGCTTTTAAGAAAATATTAGCTTTAGCTGTGGTAATATCATTTCTTTTCATTTCAGGATGCACCGAGCAGGGAACTACCGACGAAACTCCTGCTGAAACTGTAGACTGGAAGAACATGGAACTGACCGACATTGCTACAGGTGAGACTTTCAGGATAAGCGATTTTGAGGGAACCCCTGTCCTTATCGAGAGTTTTGCAGTGTGGTGCCCTACCTGTCTCAGGCAACAAAGGGAGATGCAGGAACTCATCGATCTAGAAGGCGATAGGATAATTCACATTTCCCTTGACACTGATCCCAACGAGGACGAGGAAGCGGTCAGGGAACACTTTACAGAGCATGGGTTTGAATGGTATTTCGCCGTCCCGCCGGATGAATATACCCAGGCTTTAATTGACGAGTTCGGACTTGAAGTTGTCAACGCTCCAGGTGCACCGGTCATCCTTGTGTGTGAGGACCAGTCCACAAGATTCCTCCAGAGAAATGTGAAATCCGCAGAAGAATTGATAGCAGAAGTCGAGGAAGGTTGCTGAAATGGCAACACTTCTCGCGTTCCTGGCTGATCTTTCCGTTTCATTCACGCTGGGATTGCTCACACCGCTGACTGCAGTATGCGTACTTCCACTGTATCCTGCATTCCTGACCTATCTTTCAAACCAGATGAAGAATGTGGAAGAAAAAAGCAAGCTACCGATTATCTTTGGATTGCTGGTAAGTGCGGGTGCTATCCTTTTCATGACCCTCCTGGGACTGGTATTTACAACCATCCTGCAGGTTTCACTGACAAATGTTATAGGAGTTATCTCCCCGATAGCCTTCGGGATACTGTTTGTGATCAGCATCCTTCTCATACTGGACTATGATATCGGACAGTTCCTTCCACAGAAACAGGTAGGAAGGAAAGGCAATCCGTTTGTCAGTGCATTCCTTTACGGGTTCTTTTTCGGAGCAATCGTTGTTCCCTGCAACCCGCTTTTCATCGCGGCCCTTTTCACCAAGACCCTGCTGGTTGTTGATTTCATCCAGAATTTCCTGAACTTCGTAGCCTTTGGCGTCGGGATAAGTTTCCCGTTGCTTGTCTTCTCGGCAATTTCATCCGCAAGGAGCAAATCAATTATCGGATTCCTTATCAAGCACAAGAGAAGGATCAATCTCGCAACCGGTTCCATCATGCTGGTGATTTCGGTATACTACCTGCTGTTCGTTTTCAAGATCTTTAAGGGAATAATATGAAACTGAAAATTATGTGTGCATTGCTGGCGATTTGCATACTTTCTATCGTTGGGGCTGCACAGGAAGAGGGACCTGTTGAAAGGATTCCTGAGCTCGACGAGATGGAAATTGAGCAGGGTATAATGCTGACCGACTTAGGAGTCAAATACATTGTTGACCCCGAGAAAATCGTCTCCGGGGGACCTCCAATGGACGGTATCCCCTCAATCGACAATCCCGAATTCGTAAGTGTTGCAGAAGCTGATGACTGGATTGCGGACAACGAGCTTGTGCTGGCATTGATCTACAACGATAAGAAACGTGTCTATCCGCTGCAGATTATGGTCTGGCATGAGATTGTCAACGAGGAAATAAACGGTGAGCCAATTCTTATCACATACTGCCCGCTATGCGGTTCCGGAATTGCCTATGAGAGGACAATCGATGGCGAACCCGTGGAATTCGGAACCTCAGGAAAGTTGTACAATTCCAATCTTGTGATGTATGACAGGAAGACGAATTCCTACTGGACTCAGATTGACGGGCTTGCTATCGTCGGCGAACTCACAGGCACGGAGCTTACAGCCATATCCATCGATACCGTCGCCTGGAGGGATTGGAAGGTTGCTCATCCGGATTCCGAGGTTCTGAGCCAGAATACCGGCTTCGACAGACGCTACGGAACCGATCCCTACGGCAGCTACTACGAGAACAGCTTTGTGTTCTTCCCGGTTGAAGAAGAAGACAACAGGATTCACCCAAAAACAGTGATTTTTGGAGTGGAAATAGAGGGCGTTTTCAAGGCCTACCGCGAGGATGACCTCGTTGAAATGGGCTCAATTGAAGACACCGTAAACGGCACAAATGTACTTGTGGAAAGAGACGAGGCAGGAATAGTCACCATC
This genomic stretch from Methanohalophilus levihalophilus harbors:
- a CDS encoding cytochrome c biogenesis CcdA family protein, with translation MATLLAFLADLSVSFTLGLLTPLTAVCVLPLYPAFLTYLSNQMKNVEEKSKLPIIFGLLVSAGAILFMTLLGLVFTTILQVSLTNVIGVISPIAFGILFVISILLILDYDIGQFLPQKQVGRKGNPFVSAFLYGFFFGAIVVPCNPLFIAALFTKTLLVVDFIQNFLNFVAFGVGISFPLLVFSAISSARSKSIIGFLIKHKRRINLATGSIMLVISVYYLLFVFKIFKGII
- a CDS encoding DUF2178 domain-containing protein gives rise to the protein MAIDIFSFIPVIIGVVVGFLVSSRKRSKSGEPEHDERTEKVAGKAARSTIVVLMISFAVILWGDIFNLFKLETRETIAILFPVLLLSMLGFVTYYTSKDL
- a CDS encoding DUF3179 domain-containing protein; its protein translation is MKLKIMCALLAICILSIVGAAQEEGPVERIPELDEMEIEQGIMLTDLGVKYIVDPEKIVSGGPPMDGIPSIDNPEFVSVAEADDWIADNELVLALIYNDKKRVYPLQIMVWHEIVNEEINGEPILITYCPLCGSGIAYERTIDGEPVEFGTSGKLYNSNLVMYDRKTNSYWTQIDGLAIVGELTGTELTAISIDTVAWRDWKVAHPDSEVLSQNTGFDRRYGTDPYGSYYENSFVFFPVEEEDNRIHPKTVIFGVEIEGVFKAYREDDLVEMGSIEDTVNGTNVLVERDEAGIVTITNTDTGEEIVKERDFWFAWYAFHPDTQVYLPEGEELPPAEETPANATPLGSLLMPLGLLAAFLLVQRSRK
- a CDS encoding TlpA family protein disulfide reductase, with the translated sequence MAFKKILALAVVISFLFISGCTEQGTTDETPAETVDWKNMELTDIATGETFRISDFEGTPVLIESFAVWCPTCLRQQREMQELIDLEGDRIIHISLDTDPNEDEEAVREHFTEHGFEWYFAVPPDEYTQALIDEFGLEVVNAPGAPVILVCEDQSTRFLQRNVKSAEELIAEVEEGC